A window from Methanomassiliicoccus sp. encodes these proteins:
- a CDS encoding polysaccharide pyruvyl transferase family protein translates to MARREGIAMSSVSEIKRPRVLLFGYNGANNTGAEAKLLATIEEMRALIPDAVLTVPSLDVDRLRRYLREADDLRIVRVPTTYRRTVRRLVKESDLVVLVEGSCYIETFTKALLDAYLWATRCAHEFGKPCVAYAVDSGHCTEESVDKVRRDGSLTDLIIMRTRTGAERMRAWGVTAPIKVAADTALLMRTDPRDADILERSLPGGTVGIAAVDFFLFPVVPRPWGRRSRCYKWPYYFAWSRERRRAAAELAQRFAELADRFVKEHDRNVALLCMESVDDDLAKDILARMKCPERARIFSATEHNASQMASVLRSLDLLVTSRYHAGALSLEGHVPQIAIAHDVRLADLYDEIGMKDEFFFERSAEGLWPQVRAKADRLLNDPGEVRAQLAKAHEEHVIRAKSASGWVAELLREKGWSVGP, encoded by the coding sequence CTGCTCTTCGGCTACAACGGCGCCAACAACACCGGCGCGGAGGCCAAGCTCCTCGCTACCATAGAGGAGATGCGCGCGCTGATACCTGACGCCGTGCTTACGGTCCCAAGCCTGGACGTCGATCGGCTGCGCCGTTATCTTCGAGAGGCCGATGATCTGAGGATCGTCCGCGTGCCGACGACCTATCGACGCACGGTGCGCCGGCTTGTGAAGGAGAGCGACCTCGTCGTCCTGGTGGAGGGCTCGTGCTACATCGAGACCTTCACCAAGGCGCTGCTCGACGCCTACCTGTGGGCCACGAGGTGCGCGCACGAGTTCGGAAAGCCCTGTGTGGCCTATGCCGTCGACTCCGGCCACTGCACCGAGGAGAGCGTGGATAAGGTGAGACGGGACGGGAGCTTGACCGATCTAATCATCATGCGCACTCGCACCGGGGCGGAGCGAATGCGGGCGTGGGGGGTCACTGCGCCGATCAAGGTCGCCGCTGACACCGCGCTGCTGATGAGGACGGACCCCCGGGACGCGGACATTCTGGAACGTTCATTGCCAGGAGGGACGGTGGGCATCGCGGCGGTGGATTTCTTCCTCTTCCCTGTCGTGCCCAGGCCGTGGGGCCGGCGGTCGAGGTGCTACAAGTGGCCCTACTACTTCGCGTGGAGCAGGGAGCGCCGTCGGGCGGCCGCCGAGCTGGCCCAGCGCTTCGCCGAGCTGGCGGACCGGTTCGTCAAGGAGCATGACCGGAACGTGGCGCTGCTGTGCATGGAGTCGGTCGACGATGACCTGGCCAAGGACATCCTCGCCCGCATGAAATGTCCTGAACGCGCCAGGATCTTCTCGGCCACGGAGCATAATGCCTCCCAGATGGCCTCGGTCCTGCGGTCCCTGGACCTCCTGGTCACCTCCCGCTACCACGCCGGAGCGCTCTCCCTCGAGGGGCATGTCCCCCAGATCGCCATCGCCCACGACGTTCGCCTGGCGGACCTGTACGACGAGATCGGGATGAAGGATGAGTTCTTCTTCGAGCGCTCGGCCGAGGGCCTGTGGCCTCAGGTAAGGGCTAAGGCCGACCGCCTGCTGAACGATCCCGGGGAGGTGCGCGCCCAACTGGCCAAAGCGCACGAAGAGCATGTCATCCGGGCGAAGAGCGCCAGCGGATGGGTCGCCGAGCTACTGAGGGAGAAGGGGTGGAGCGTGGGACCGTGA
- a CDS encoding AMP-binding protein — protein MERGTVILLTGGSGFIGTYVARWFLANSGHNITVLARGGDDREARDRLARVWGDRPEVASALGSRVEVLAGDVCKEDLGLEPSRYAELARQVDIIVHCAADIRLHAPLDELRETNVNGTRNVLKLAFAVHRDHGLKRFAHVSTAYVAGGRRGAVREDELTDQYGFLSNYERSKYEAETVVRGAMDELPISIFRPGMVVGASDDGYVRTFNTLYYPLRLYLAGKVKVLPISPSQRVNLVPVDHVAEMIARLSLDPRAEGRTFHAVGDPATLPTVRELVNATRSWALEHLGVSLPRPVYLPILQGTGAKGPAKDLAPLAGYLQERREFLRTNADDLLGHCPVDWHLLLPKLLEFGTYTGFLHRSDRTVHEQVLFRLTSKRRPVRMFDIVDGETRERPAAEVRGDMLRAAAALHEMGIGKGDRVAIVGANSTRYLTLDVAIGMVGGISVPLYYTSPPRELDEQVASSGARLLLIGSGQVLKRAREMQTSVPMISFCRSVPEEMRSRALSWEEFLDRGVDEERARSPAGLGDIATLRYTSSTTGPAKGVLFDHDNLRYMAESTASLPPWEARNSQVVYLSFLPMNHVVEGILATYSPFYAPAAVDLYFLEEFRELRNALPKVRPTVFFSVPRFFEKLHSGLVDNPNAMRVMARPSKPTSKLLASAIGRQALRRAGLDRCAYLISGSGVMSPAILRDLRVLGIEVHNAYGLTEAPLVTINRRGCNVIGTVGTPLPRTEVAIAEDGEVLVRGPQVTRGYDGLEEDPFHDGWLLTGDTGHIADDGSLVLQGRKKELIKTAYGKYVNPLKVETMMRSLPGVEEAMVVGEGRPYGVALLWVGGRPAVDDIDAAIVSMNEQLARPEQIRAWAVLPNDLSVERGELTANMKLRRPRLVLRYQPVIESLYSGQSSAPEALHVGRAGRET, from the coding sequence GTGGAGCGTGGGACCGTGATCCTGCTCACCGGAGGTTCCGGCTTCATCGGCACCTACGTCGCCAGGTGGTTCCTGGCGAACTCCGGCCATAACATCACCGTGCTGGCGCGGGGGGGCGATGACCGGGAAGCGAGAGACCGGTTGGCCCGAGTTTGGGGGGACCGCCCGGAGGTCGCCAGCGCGCTCGGCTCGAGGGTCGAGGTGCTGGCCGGGGACGTGTGCAAGGAGGACCTGGGACTGGAGCCATCGAGGTACGCGGAGCTGGCCCGGCAGGTGGACATCATCGTCCACTGCGCCGCCGACATCCGCCTCCACGCTCCGCTGGACGAGCTGAGGGAGACCAACGTCAACGGGACCCGGAACGTCCTCAAGCTCGCCTTCGCCGTCCACCGTGACCACGGGCTGAAGCGCTTCGCGCACGTTTCCACCGCCTACGTCGCCGGGGGGCGGAGGGGCGCGGTGCGAGAGGACGAGCTCACAGATCAATACGGCTTCCTGAGCAACTACGAGCGGAGCAAGTACGAAGCCGAAACGGTCGTCCGCGGGGCGATGGACGAACTGCCGATCTCCATCTTCCGCCCGGGCATGGTCGTCGGGGCCTCGGACGACGGCTATGTGAGAACTTTCAACACGCTGTACTATCCCCTGCGCCTCTACCTCGCCGGCAAGGTCAAGGTGCTTCCCATATCCCCCTCCCAGCGGGTGAACCTCGTCCCCGTGGATCACGTTGCCGAAATGATCGCCCGCCTTTCCCTCGATCCCCGGGCGGAAGGGAGGACCTTCCATGCCGTGGGCGATCCGGCGACGCTGCCGACCGTGAGGGAGCTCGTCAATGCCACCCGTTCCTGGGCCCTTGAGCATCTTGGGGTGTCCCTCCCCCGTCCCGTCTACCTGCCGATACTCCAGGGCACGGGGGCCAAAGGGCCGGCCAAGGACCTCGCTCCCCTGGCCGGCTACCTGCAGGAGCGGCGGGAGTTCCTTAGGACGAACGCGGACGACCTCCTCGGCCACTGCCCGGTGGACTGGCATCTCCTGCTCCCGAAGCTGCTGGAGTTCGGGACCTACACCGGGTTCCTGCACCGCAGTGACCGGACCGTGCACGAGCAGGTCTTGTTCCGCCTGACCAGCAAGCGGAGGCCGGTGCGGATGTTCGACATTGTGGACGGCGAGACCAGGGAGCGTCCCGCCGCCGAGGTCCGGGGGGACATGCTGCGGGCGGCAGCTGCCCTGCACGAGATGGGCATCGGCAAGGGCGACCGGGTGGCTATCGTCGGCGCGAACAGCACTCGGTACCTGACCCTCGATGTGGCCATCGGCATGGTGGGCGGAATCAGCGTTCCCCTTTACTACACCTCCCCGCCCCGGGAGCTGGACGAGCAGGTCGCCAGCAGCGGGGCCCGCCTCCTGCTGATCGGTTCAGGGCAGGTGCTCAAAAGAGCGCGCGAGATGCAGACCTCTGTTCCCATGATCTCGTTCTGCCGTTCGGTGCCCGAGGAAATGAGATCCCGGGCCCTATCTTGGGAGGAATTCCTCGACCGGGGCGTTGATGAGGAAAGGGCACGCTCCCCGGCGGGGCTGGGGGACATCGCCACGCTGCGGTACACCTCAAGCACCACCGGTCCGGCCAAGGGTGTGCTGTTCGATCACGATAACCTGCGGTACATGGCCGAATCCACCGCCTCCCTGCCGCCGTGGGAGGCGCGCAACTCTCAGGTCGTTTACCTATCGTTCCTGCCCATGAACCACGTGGTCGAGGGCATCCTGGCGACCTACTCGCCGTTCTACGCTCCGGCGGCCGTCGACCTCTACTTCCTCGAGGAGTTCAGGGAGCTGCGGAACGCACTTCCCAAGGTGCGGCCCACCGTCTTCTTCTCCGTACCCCGCTTCTTCGAGAAGTTGCACTCTGGCCTGGTCGACAACCCCAACGCCATGAGGGTGATGGCAAGGCCATCCAAGCCGACCTCCAAGCTCCTGGCGTCGGCGATCGGGAGGCAGGCCCTGAGGCGTGCAGGACTGGACCGCTGTGCCTACCTGATCTCCGGCTCGGGGGTCATGAGCCCGGCGATACTGCGGGACCTCCGGGTGCTGGGCATCGAGGTGCACAACGCCTACGGCCTGACCGAGGCACCGCTGGTCACAATCAACCGCCGGGGATGCAACGTCATCGGCACGGTCGGCACACCGCTGCCCAGGACGGAGGTCGCCATCGCCGAGGACGGCGAGGTGCTGGTCCGCGGACCCCAGGTCACCAGGGGCTATGACGGCCTCGAGGAGGATCCGTTCCACGACGGCTGGCTGCTCACCGGCGATACCGGGCACATTGCCGACGACGGTAGCCTCGTACTTCAGGGTCGGAAGAAGGAGCTGATCAAGACCGCCTACGGCAAGTACGTCAACCCTCTGAAGGTGGAGACGATGATGCGTTCTCTTCCCGGAGTGGAGGAGGCGATGGTGGTCGGCGAGGGCCGCCCGTACGGGGTCGCCCTGCTGTGGGTCGGGGGACGCCCGGCGGTGGACGACATCGATGCTGCCATCGTCAGCATGAACGAGCAACTGGCACGCCCCGAGCAGATCAGGGCCTGGGCCGTGCTACCCAACGACCTGTCCGTGGAGAGGGGCGAGCTGACTGCCAACATGAAGCTCCGGAGGCCTAGGCTGGTCCTGCGGTACCAGCCGGTGATCGAGTCGCTGTACTCGGGCCAGTCGTCGGCACCAGAGGCGCTGCACGTGGGTCGGGCGGGGAGGGAGACATGA
- a CDS encoding FAD-dependent oxidoreductase: MKAIVVGSGAGGATAARELSRTGAEVVVLEAGERFKPFTRLVGWTEPLRRAGLLGGEANVERFISAYRTTRSSKELLLVRGMAVGGCSVVSCGNLVRAEAGLKEIGLDLSPEYESLERQIGIATLPRERWRPTTQRMFDAASEMGLDPRPTPKGLDISRCISCGLCEVGCPTGARWDSRRFLDEAARWGCRVQTGSAVKQVLVEGERAVGVRAEVDGRMSTMKADVVVLAAGGIGTAQILRASGIAPSDTLWADLVLTVGGRSKAARQLEEPPMAWFAQRERHIISPYVDVLSHWFHRPWRNVGLQDRVGVMVKLAESANGRVLEDGRVEKPVSAEDQSYLRRAADEVKDMMGRAGVEEPFINGILHGGHLGGTVPLRREDVSGMRPSYLPEGLWVADLSLLPRSQGLPTMLTTAALALRVARSIQPESGRT, encoded by the coding sequence ATGAAGGCCATCGTGGTCGGGTCGGGAGCGGGCGGAGCGACCGCCGCCCGGGAGCTGTCAAGAACGGGCGCGGAGGTCGTGGTGCTGGAGGCCGGCGAGCGGTTCAAGCCGTTCACCCGACTGGTGGGGTGGACCGAACCCCTCAGGCGTGCTGGCCTGCTGGGCGGCGAGGCTAACGTCGAGAGGTTCATTTCCGCCTACCGAACCACGCGGTCGAGCAAGGAGCTGCTGCTGGTGCGGGGCATGGCCGTCGGCGGATGCTCGGTGGTCTCCTGCGGCAACCTGGTGCGGGCGGAGGCGGGACTGAAGGAGATCGGTCTGGACCTCTCGCCGGAGTACGAGAGCCTCGAGCGTCAGATCGGCATCGCGACGCTTCCCCGGGAGCGCTGGCGACCGACCACCCAGCGGATGTTCGACGCGGCCTCGGAGATGGGCCTGGACCCCCGCCCGACCCCCAAGGGGCTGGACATCTCCCGGTGCATCTCCTGCGGGCTGTGCGAGGTCGGCTGTCCCACCGGCGCGAGATGGGACTCCCGCCGGTTCCTGGACGAGGCCGCAAGATGGGGATGCCGGGTGCAAACCGGATCGGCGGTCAAGCAGGTCTTGGTGGAGGGCGAAAGAGCGGTCGGCGTGCGGGCGGAGGTGGACGGCCGGATGAGCACCATGAAGGCGGACGTCGTGGTCCTCGCCGCCGGGGGGATAGGCACCGCCCAGATCCTCAGGGCCTCGGGTATCGCCCCCAGCGATACGTTGTGGGCCGATCTCGTCCTCACCGTGGGTGGCAGGAGCAAGGCCGCGAGGCAGCTCGAGGAGCCGCCCATGGCCTGGTTCGCCCAGCGGGAAAGGCACATCATCTCACCGTACGTCGACGTCCTCTCGCACTGGTTCCACCGTCCCTGGAGAAACGTCGGCCTCCAGGACCGAGTAGGGGTAATGGTCAAGCTGGCCGAGTCCGCGAACGGCAGGGTACTGGAAGACGGCAGGGTGGAGAAGCCGGTGAGCGCGGAGGACCAGTCATACCTGCGCCGGGCCGCGGACGAGGTGAAGGATATGATGGGACGCGCCGGCGTGGAGGAACCCTTCATCAACGGCATATTGCACGGCGGTCATCTCGGGGGCACGGTGCCCCTGCGTCGCGAGGACGTCAGCGGCATGCGTCCATCATACCTTCCGGAGGGACTGTGGGTGGCCGATCTATCTCTTCTCCCCAGATCGCAGGGTCTGCCCACCATGCTGACCACCGCCGCCCTGGCCCTGCGAGTGGCCAGGAGCATTCAGCCGGAAAGCGGTCGAACATAG
- a CDS encoding DUF6293 family protein — translation MRHKSSPCTDSNKASKKGLSAINGLDGPSISPRLRVVISCMSYETLKVVKPIGDLRAEKIYLICWNGIGSNRRCSVFSDFYDEIVKRLHNIGFEADDIVVRRIDVYQFKKVMGELMSIMSRERGLGNDVYVNLSSGTMEYVAAATVASMMVDGVKPFIVHSQLNQNYVTQLDELYHSQYIQFSKKTELTDPVELPSFRISPPPRDLVIALRRFRIRRENKLSTKYAAMIQDLKEAGVWTYDGEAMEKFKATDSRRDKLAQAEKMYYSRHFIDGWIRQGWVDGKNGRGSELRLTDSGENVTDIFYLDA, via the coding sequence ATGAGGCATAAGTCTAGCCCATGCACCGATTCCAACAAGGCTTCGAAAAAAGGCTTGTCGGCCATCAACGGTCTTGACGGACCGAGCATATCGCCGCGCCTAAGGGTGGTAATCAGCTGCATGAGCTACGAGACCCTGAAGGTGGTTAAGCCCATAGGGGACCTCAGGGCCGAGAAGATCTACCTCATCTGCTGGAACGGCATTGGGTCGAACAGGAGATGTTCGGTGTTCAGTGATTTCTACGATGAGATCGTCAAACGGCTCCACAACATCGGGTTCGAGGCCGACGACATCGTGGTGCGGAGGATCGACGTCTATCAGTTCAAGAAGGTGATGGGCGAGCTGATGTCGATCATGTCCAGGGAGCGGGGTTTGGGCAACGACGTCTATGTCAATCTTTCGTCAGGGACGATGGAGTACGTGGCCGCGGCGACGGTGGCGTCGATGATGGTCGACGGAGTCAAGCCGTTCATCGTGCACTCCCAGCTCAACCAGAACTACGTGACCCAATTGGACGAGCTGTACCACTCGCAATATATACAGTTCAGCAAAAAGACAGAGCTCACCGATCCGGTGGAGCTGCCCTCGTTCCGCATCAGCCCTCCGCCCCGGGATCTCGTGATCGCCCTGAGGAGGTTCCGGATCAGGAGGGAGAACAAGCTGTCCACCAAGTATGCCGCCATGATCCAGGATCTCAAGGAGGCCGGGGTGTGGACCTATGATGGGGAGGCGATGGAGAAGTTCAAGGCTACGGACTCCCGGCGAGATAAACTGGCCCAGGCGGAGAAGATGTACTATTCCCGGCACTTTATCGACGGATGGATCAGGCAGGGCTGGGTCGACGGGAAGAACGGCCGGGGCAGCGAGCTGAGGCTCACTGATTCGGGCGAGAACGTCACCGACATATTCTATCTGGACGCCTAA
- a CDS encoding ammonium transporter, whose protein sequence is MVFDAGNIAWVLISTAMILLMVPAVAFFYGGMLRKSSVLSMLGQSLLITGVITLLWVIVGYSLVFNSDYGGFIGGLDYVMLHGVDALTPAPMASSIPHLLFMMFQGMFAIITVALIIGGTAERLRLKAFVLFVILWSLLVYDPVAHWIWGGGWLQTLGVLDFAGGIVIHITAGVSVLAAALILGKRASVSHGISENPHNIPTVVLGGALLWFGWFGFNGGSALSAGSVAINAFVVSQISAATATVVWGTISWLHLGRPSVLGLISGAIAGLAAITPAAGYVDTSGAIAIGFGAGVLCYGGILLRKRMGFDDALDVWGVHGVAGTFGALMIGLLATSSVNDAVVHNGLLYGGDAYLLGVQALAVGVVWAVSFAITFIVLKVIGAITPLRMTKEEERIGADLIQHGETAYS, encoded by the coding sequence ATGGTGTTCGATGCTGGCAATATTGCTTGGGTTTTGATCTCGACGGCGATGATCCTTTTAATGGTCCCCGCCGTGGCTTTCTTCTACGGAGGCATGCTCCGCAAGAGCAGTGTACTGTCCATGCTGGGTCAGAGCCTGCTCATCACCGGAGTAATAACATTGCTCTGGGTGATCGTGGGGTACTCGCTGGTCTTCAACAGCGACTACGGAGGCTTCATCGGTGGACTTGATTACGTGATGCTGCACGGGGTCGATGCGTTGACCCCGGCCCCCATGGCGTCATCGATACCCCACCTGCTGTTCATGATGTTCCAGGGTATGTTCGCCATAATCACCGTGGCGCTCATCATCGGCGGCACCGCGGAGCGCTTGCGGCTCAAGGCGTTCGTGCTCTTCGTCATCCTGTGGTCCCTCCTTGTCTACGATCCTGTCGCCCACTGGATATGGGGCGGCGGATGGCTGCAGACGCTCGGAGTGCTGGACTTCGCCGGCGGTATCGTCATCCACATCACCGCCGGGGTGTCGGTACTGGCCGCTGCCCTGATACTGGGTAAAAGGGCTTCGGTGTCCCACGGGATATCGGAGAACCCCCACAACATCCCCACCGTGGTCCTGGGCGGGGCGCTTCTATGGTTCGGCTGGTTCGGGTTCAACGGGGGCAGCGCGCTGAGCGCCGGATCGGTCGCCATCAACGCATTCGTCGTCTCCCAGATCTCCGCGGCCACCGCTACGGTGGTGTGGGGGACGATCTCCTGGCTGCACCTCGGTCGGCCGTCGGTGCTCGGTCTCATCTCCGGGGCCATCGCCGGTCTCGCCGCGATCACTCCCGCCGCCGGCTACGTGGACACCAGCGGAGCCATCGCCATCGGCTTTGGTGCCGGCGTGCTGTGCTACGGCGGCATCCTGCTGCGAAAGAGGATGGGTTTCGACGACGCTCTCGACGTGTGGGGCGTGCACGGCGTAGCCGGCACCTTCGGCGCGTTGATGATCGGCCTGCTGGCCACCTCCTCGGTGAACGACGCCGTGGTCCACAACGGTCTGCTCTACGGCGGGGACGCCTATCTGCTGGGCGTGCAGGCATTGGCCGTGGGCGTGGTTTGGGCGGTCTCGTTCGCAATAACCTTCATTGTCCTGAAAGTGATTGGGGCTATCACCCCGCTGAGGATGACCAAGGAAGAAGAGCGTATCGGAGCCGACCTTATCCAGCACGGGGAAACCGCATACAGCTAG